The genomic DNA TGGCCCCGGCCATCGACTACGCCCGCCAGGGATTTCCCGTCAGCGAGGTCATCGCCTACTACTGGCGCAGCGGATACTACCTGCGCAACCAACCCGGCTTCGCCGACACCTTCCTGCCCGGCGGCCGAGCTCCGGGACACGGCGAAGTCTTCCGCAATCCCGACCTGGCCGACACCCTGCAAGGTCTGGCCGAAAAGGGACGCGACTACTACTACAAGGGCAAGGTGGCCCAGACCGTGGACGCATTCTGCAAGCGCGAGGGCTGCTTCCTCAGCGCCGAGGACTTCGCACGCCACACCTCGACCTGGGTCGATCCGGTCTCGGTCAACTACCGCGGATACGACGTCTGGGAGCTTCCTCCCAACGGGCAGGGCATCGCGGCCCTTCAAATGCTGACCATCCTGGAGGGCGTCGACCTGGCCTCCATGGGACACAACTCGGCCCAGGCCCTGCACTGGATGGTGGAAGCCAAGAAACTGGCCTTTGAGGACCGGGCCAAGTTCTATTCCGACATGGACTTCAACGACATCCCGGTCCAGGAACTCATCTCGGAAGAGTACGGGCAGCGGCGCCGCGGACTGATCGATCCCGAGCGGGCGGCGCGGCGTTACGCGGCGGGAGATTTCATGCTGGAAGAGGGCGACACCATCTATCTGACGGTGGCCGACAACGACCGCAACATGATCTCCCTCATCCAGAGCAACTACAGCGGATTCGGCTCGGGATGGGTGCCCGACGGGCTGGGATTCTCCATCCAGAACCGGGGCGAGCTGTTCAACATCATGGACGAGAAGCACTTCAACGCCTACGCCCCCGGCAAGCGTCCTTTCCACACCATCATTCCCGCCTTCGTCACCAAGGAGGGACGGCCCTTCCTCAGCTTCGGCGTCATGGGCGGAT from Acidobacteriota bacterium includes the following:
- the ggt gene encoding gamma-glutamyltransferase is translated as MFRRVILVAVSVLLGLPMVGGDRLTGKMYTTRSPVIAQHGAAATSQPLATQIAIDILKKGGSAVDAAIAANAALGLMEPTGNGIGGDLFAIVWIEEEQKLYGLNASGRSPLALTIDEFRRRGLESIPGASGLSHSVPGAVHGWFELHGKFGRLPMKDVLAPAIDYARQGFPVSEVIAYYWRSGYYLRNQPGFADTFLPGGRAPGHGEVFRNPDLADTLQGLAEKGRDYYYKGKVAQTVDAFCKREGCFLSAEDFARHTSTWVDPVSVNYRGYDVWELPPNGQGIAALQMLTILEGVDLASMGHNSAQALHWMVEAKKLAFEDRAKFYSDMDFNDIPVQELISEEYGQRRRGLIDPERAARRYAAGDFMLEEGDTIYLTVADNDRNMISLIQSNYSGFGSGWVPDGLGFSIQNRGELFNIMDEKHFNAYAPGKRPFHTIIPAFVTKEGRPFLSFGVMGGSMQPQGHVQILANIIDFGLNVQEAGDAPRFRHTGSSQPTGEVMEDGGWLNLESGVSAEVRRALLKMRHRVRSSAGGYGGYQAILYDPDNDTYWAASESRKDGMAAGY